In Prosthecochloris sp. GSB1, the following proteins share a genomic window:
- the rpsS gene encoding 30S ribosomal protein S19, with the protein MPRSLKKGPFIETKLEQRILEMNRKGEKKVLKTWSRSSMISPDFVGHTVAVHNGKTHIPVYISENMVGHKLGEFAPTRTYRGHAGGKSEKGGSAPRKK; encoded by the coding sequence ATGCCAAGATCACTCAAAAAAGGACCGTTTATCGAGACCAAGCTGGAGCAGCGGATTCTTGAGATGAACAGGAAAGGCGAGAAGAAGGTTCTGAAGACCTGGTCAAGAAGTTCGATGATATCGCCGGATTTTGTCGGTCATACCGTGGCGGTGCACAATGGCAAGACTCATATCCCCGTGTACATCAGCGAGAACATGGTCGGCCACAAGCTCGGCGAATTCGCTCCGACCAGGACCTACCGCGGCCATGCAGGCGGAAAGTCCGAGAAGGGCGGTTCTGCACCAAGGAAAAAGTAA
- the rplB gene encoding 50S ribosomal protein L2 yields MAIRKLSPVTPASRYLTYPGFEEITKSKPEKGLVVPIKKSGGRNSNGRKTSRHRGGGHKRFYRLVDFRRNKDGVIAKVAAIEYDPNRSARIALLHYVDGEKRYILAPKGLVVGDTVESGEKVEVKAGNTMPLRNIPLGTDVHNVEMKAGKGGQMVRSAGSFAVLAAKEGDHATLKLPSGEIRKVRIECRATIGSIGNAEHENIVLGKAGRSRWLGIRPQTRGMAMNPVDHPMGGGEGKSKSGGGRKHPKSPWGQIAKGLKTRNKKKASSKLIVRGRKAK; encoded by the coding sequence ATGGCGATTAGGAAATTAAGCCCGGTCACTCCGGCCTCACGATATCTTACATATCCGGGTTTCGAGGAGATCACCAAGAGCAAGCCCGAAAAAGGTCTGGTCGTTCCGATCAAGAAATCAGGCGGCCGCAACTCGAACGGTCGCAAGACCTCGAGGCATCGCGGCGGCGGCCACAAGCGGTTTTACCGCCTTGTTGACTTCAGGCGCAACAAGGACGGGGTGATAGCGAAGGTGGCGGCTATCGAATACGATCCCAACCGGTCCGCCCGCATCGCCCTGCTGCACTACGTCGACGGTGAAAAACGTTATATTCTTGCACCCAAGGGTCTTGTTGTCGGCGATACCGTCGAAAGCGGCGAAAAAGTGGAGGTCAAGGCCGGCAATACCATGCCCCTGAGGAATATCCCCCTCGGCACCGATGTCCATAATGTGGAGATGAAGGCGGGCAAGGGTGGTCAGATGGTCCGTTCAGCCGGTTCCTTTGCGGTGCTTGCCGCCAAGGAAGGCGATCATGCGACGCTCAAGCTTCCTTCCGGTGAAATCCGGAAAGTTCGTATCGAATGCCGCGCAACCATCGGCAGCATCGGAAACGCCGAACATGAAAACATCGTGCTTGGCAAGGCCGGCAGAAGCCGTTGGCTCGGCATCAGGCCGCAGACTCGCGGTATGGCCATGAACCCTGTCGATCATCCCATGGGCGGCGGTGAAGGCAAGTCCAAGTCCGGCGGCGGCCGCAAACATCCCAAGTCTCCGTGGGGTCAGATTGCCAAGGGCCTGAAAACGAGAAACAAGAAGAAGGCGTCGAGCAAGCTGATTGTTCGTGGCCGCAAAGCCAAGTAA
- the rplW gene encoding 50S ribosomal protein L23: protein MRNPILQPWLTEKSTRLTEQQTQYTFRVKAAATKTDIKKAVKEKFGVDAASIRTVNCLGKTKRQYTRKGLIAGKKADWKKAVITLGEGQVIDYYSGTTDQGEEKKSKKG, encoded by the coding sequence ATGAGAAATCCGATACTACAGCCCTGGCTGACCGAGAAAAGCACGAGGCTGACCGAACAGCAGACTCAGTACACCTTCAGGGTGAAGGCTGCCGCGACCAAAACAGATATCAAGAAAGCCGTCAAGGAGAAATTCGGCGTGGATGCGGCGTCGATCCGTACGGTAAACTGTCTCGGCAAGACCAAGCGCCAGTATACCCGCAAGGGACTGATCGCCGGCAAAAAGGCCGACTGGAAGAAAGCGGTTATCACTCTCGGCGAGGGACAGGTCATCGACTATTATTCCGGTACGACCGACCAGGGAGAAGAAAAGAAATCCAAAAAAGGTTAG
- the rplD gene encoding 50S ribosomal protein L4 has product MELKVLHTDGSETGEVVKLDEKVFGVEVSQHAMYLDVKAIMANRRQGTHKVKNRSEVRGGGKKPYRQKGTGHARQGSTRSPLMTGGGSIFGPEPRDYSLKVNRKVKRLARRSALTSKAQEGGIVVVEDFGFDQIRTSQMAGILKSLGLDGRKTLVLMPEYNETVCKSGRNIPVLRVMEAAKASTYDILDSQTVVLQKTALKKIEETLG; this is encoded by the coding sequence ATGGAACTTAAAGTCTTACATACAGACGGCTCGGAAACTGGTGAGGTTGTGAAGCTCGACGAAAAGGTGTTCGGCGTTGAGGTGTCACAGCATGCAATGTATCTCGACGTCAAGGCGATCATGGCCAACAGGCGTCAGGGAACCCACAAGGTTAAAAACCGTTCCGAAGTCAGGGGCGGAGGAAAAAAGCCTTACAGGCAGAAAGGTACGGGGCATGCGCGTCAGGGATCGACGAGGTCGCCGCTCATGACGGGCGGAGGATCCATATTCGGTCCCGAACCTCGCGACTACTCCCTGAAGGTCAACAGGAAAGTCAAGCGTCTCGCCCGCCGGTCCGCCCTTACCTCGAAGGCGCAGGAAGGCGGCATCGTCGTTGTCGAGGACTTCGGATTCGACCAGATCAGGACCAGCCAGATGGCGGGCATTCTCAAGAGTCTGGGACTCGACGGCAGAAAGACGCTTGTGCTCATGCCGGAATACAACGAGACTGTCTGCAAGTCAGGCCGGAACATTCCTGTGCTTCGCGTCATGGAGGCGGCCAAGGCCTCGACATATGATATCCTCGACAGCCAGACCGTCGTTCTGCAGAAAACTGCGCTGAAAAAGATAGAGGAAACACTGGGTTAA
- the rplC gene encoding 50S ribosomal protein L3 produces the protein MAAILGKKIGMTRIYNAKREAVPCTVIQAGPCFVSQVKNLDIDGYEAYQLSIGERKEEKVTKPLRGHYAKAGITPGYEIAEFAKDAVGAELELGSPVSVELFREGDVVDVRGITKGKGFAGVVKRYNFGGGSRTHGQSDRLRAPGSVGGASDPSKTFKGTRMAGRMGGKNVKVRGLQIVKIMPESNLLVVKGSVPGVKNSYVQIVSRNK, from the coding sequence ATGGCTGCGATTCTTGGTAAGAAAATAGGTATGACCCGCATCTATAACGCGAAGCGCGAGGCGGTGCCCTGTACGGTCATCCAGGCCGGGCCGTGTTTTGTTTCACAGGTGAAGAATCTGGATATCGACGGTTACGAGGCGTATCAGCTGAGCATCGGCGAACGAAAGGAGGAAAAGGTCACCAAGCCTCTCCGGGGTCACTACGCGAAGGCCGGAATCACTCCGGGATACGAGATTGCCGAGTTTGCCAAGGACGCGGTCGGTGCCGAGCTTGAACTGGGCAGTCCGGTAAGCGTGGAGCTGTTCAGGGAAGGGGACGTCGTCGATGTCCGCGGAATCACCAAGGGCAAGGGATTTGCCGGTGTCGTCAAGCGCTACAATTTCGGCGGCGGTTCCAGGACGCACGGCCAGTCGGACAGGCTGAGGGCTCCCGGCTCGGTGGGCGGCGCATCCGATCCCTCCAAAACATTCAAGGGGACCAGGATGGCTGGCCGTATGGGTGGCAAGAACGTCAAGGTCCGGGGGCTGCAGATTGTAAAGATCATGCCTGAGTCGAATCTCCTGGTTGTCAAGGGGTCAGTTCCGGGCGTTAAAAATTCGTATGTGCAGATTGTTTCGAGAAACAAGTAA
- the rpsJ gene encoding 30S ribosomal protein S10 gives MAVQQKIRIKLKSYDHSLVDKWAVKIIDVVKQTDAIIFGPIPLPTKTHVYTVNRSPHVDKKSREQFAFSSHKRLIEIVNPTGKTIDMLMKLELPSGVDVEIKS, from the coding sequence GTGGCTGTTCAGCAAAAGATCAGAATAAAGCTAAAGTCCTACGATCACAGTCTGGTGGACAAATGGGCTGTCAAGATCATTGACGTGGTGAAGCAGACGGATGCCATTATTTTCGGCCCTATCCCGTTGCCGACCAAAACGCATGTCTACACCGTTAACCGTTCGCCGCACGTCGACAAGAAGTCGCGGGAGCAGTTCGCTTTTTCATCGCACAAGAGGCTGATCGAGATCGTGAACCCGACTGGCAAGACGATTGATATGCTGATGAAGCTTGAGCTTCCAAGCGGCGTCGATGTGGAAATCAAGTCTTAA
- the tuf gene encoding elongation factor Tu: MAKEAYKREKPHVNIGTIGHVDHGKTTLTAAITSVLAKQGKAQQREFGDIDKAPEERERGITISTAHVEYQTDKRHYAHIDCPGHADYIKNMITGAAQMDGAILVVAGTDGPMPQTREHILLARQVNVPALVVFLNKVDIADPELLELVELELRELLSEYDFPGDDIPIVKGSALKALEGDAEAEKAIMELMDAVDGYIPEPVRDVDKPFLMPIEDVFSISGRGTVGTGRIERGIVKLNDEVEIVGIKPTRKTVVTGIEMFQKTLDEGQAGDNAGLLFRGVDKEELERGMVIAKPGSITPHTKFKAEVYILKKEEGGRHTPFFQGYRPQFYFRTTDVTGSVTLPEGVEMVMPGDNLSVEAELIVPIAMDENLRFAIREGGRTVGAGTVTQIIE; encoded by the coding sequence ATGGCAAAAGAGGCCTACAAACGTGAGAAACCCCACGTTAATATTGGTACCATCGGTCACGTCGACCATGGTAAGACTACGCTGACCGCAGCAATTACGAGCGTGCTCGCAAAGCAGGGCAAGGCCCAGCAGCGTGAGTTCGGCGACATCGACAAGGCTCCTGAAGAAAGGGAGCGCGGTATCACCATCTCCACCGCGCACGTCGAGTACCAGACCGACAAGCGTCACTATGCGCATATCGACTGTCCCGGACACGCTGACTACATCAAGAACATGATTACCGGCGCGGCTCAGATGGATGGCGCTATTCTCGTGGTTGCCGGTACCGACGGCCCCATGCCTCAGACCCGCGAGCATATCCTGCTTGCCCGTCAGGTTAACGTGCCTGCGCTTGTCGTGTTTCTCAACAAGGTAGATATCGCCGATCCCGAGCTTCTCGAACTCGTCGAGCTCGAGCTTCGCGAGCTTCTTTCCGAATACGATTTCCCTGGCGACGATATTCCGATTGTCAAGGGTTCCGCTCTGAAGGCGCTCGAGGGTGACGCCGAGGCTGAAAAGGCGATCATGGAGCTCATGGATGCGGTTGACGGCTATATCCCCGAGCCGGTTCGCGACGTCGACAAGCCGTTCCTTATGCCGATCGAAGACGTTTTCTCCATCTCTGGTCGTGGTACCGTCGGTACCGGCCGTATCGAGAGGGGTATCGTCAAGCTGAACGACGAGGTTGAAATCGTCGGTATCAAGCCGACCCGCAAAACCGTCGTCACCGGCATCGAAATGTTCCAGAAAACGCTTGACGAAGGTCAGGCAGGCGACAATGCCGGTCTGCTTTTCAGGGGTGTGGACAAGGAAGAACTCGAGCGCGGCATGGTTATCGCCAAGCCCGGTTCGATAACCCCGCACACCAAGTTCAAGGCGGAGGTCTACATCCTGAAGAAAGAGGAGGGTGGCCGTCATACGCCGTTCTTCCAGGGCTATCGTCCGCAGTTCTACTTCCGTACCACCGACGTGACCGGTTCCGTGACCCTTCCCGAAGGGGTAGAGATGGTCATGCCGGGTGACAACCTGTCGGTCGAGGCGGAGCTCATCGTGCCGATCGCCATGGATGAAAATCTGAGGTTCGCTATCCGCGAGGGTGGCCGTACCGTTGGTGCCGGTACCGTAACCCAGATTATCGAGTAA
- the fusA gene encoding elongation factor G: protein MMRQVGLDKVRNIGIMAHIDAGKTTTTERILYYTGRLHRMGEVHEGGATMDWMEQEKERGITITSAATTCFWEARLGNFKGVKHRINIIDTPGHVDFTVEVERSLRVLDGAVALFCAVGGVEPQSETVWRQANKYNVPRVAYVNKMDRVGANFFDAVKAIRERLGANPVPIQIPIGQGEMFAGVVDLIRMRGIIYDKEDGSTYEEVDIPHDLESEAKHWRINMLEAVSELDETLLEKYLEGQDITESEIRSVLRQATLDGTIIPALCGSSFKNKGVQFMLDAVIDYLPSPVDVGVVKGHHPDTDKDIIREPKDEEPFAGLAFKIATDPFVGKLTFFRVYSGVLKAGSYVLNTITGKKERIGRLMQMHSNKREERDAVYAGDIAAAVGLKDVKTGDTLCDEGKPIILEKMVFPEPVIQIAIEPKTKVDSDKLGMSLAKLAEEDPTFRVSSDEETGQTLIAGMGELHLEVLVDRLRREFKVEANVGQPQVAYRETIRKAVEHEGKFVRQSGGKGQFGLVNLKIEPLEEGKGFEFVDAIKGGVVPKEYIPAVSNGIQEAMKDGVVAGYPMQDVKVTLIDGKYHEVDSSEMAFKIAGSIGFKGGARKADPVLLEPIMKVEVITPEEYLGDVMGDLSGRRGHIEGMGERAGAQFVKAKVPLSEMFGYSTVLRSMTQGRANYTMEFECYNEVPRNIAETLQEKTVSKSAE, encoded by the coding sequence ATGATGCGGCAAGTTGGTTTGGACAAGGTTCGTAATATCGGTATCATGGCGCACATCGATGCCGGAAAGACAACGACCACCGAGAGAATACTGTATTATACGGGTCGTCTCCACAGGATGGGCGAGGTGCACGAAGGCGGCGCCACCATGGACTGGATGGAGCAGGAAAAGGAGAGGGGGATTACCATTACCTCCGCCGCGACAACCTGTTTCTGGGAGGCGAGGCTCGGTAATTTCAAGGGCGTCAAGCACCGTATCAATATTATCGATACTCCCGGGCATGTCGATTTCACTGTCGAGGTCGAGCGCTCCCTGAGGGTTCTGGATGGCGCGGTCGCGCTGTTTTGCGCGGTTGGCGGCGTCGAGCCCCAGTCCGAGACCGTCTGGCGTCAGGCCAACAAGTATAATGTTCCGAGGGTCGCCTATGTCAACAAGATGGATCGCGTGGGGGCGAACTTCTTTGACGCCGTGAAGGCGATCAGGGAGCGGCTCGGTGCGAATCCCGTGCCGATCCAGATTCCGATCGGTCAGGGCGAGATGTTCGCCGGCGTCGTCGATCTTATCCGGATGAGGGGTATTATCTATGACAAGGAAGATGGCAGTACGTATGAGGAAGTGGATATCCCTCACGATCTTGAGAGCGAAGCCAAGCATTGGCGGATAAATATGCTTGAGGCCGTTTCGGAGCTCGATGAAACGCTTCTCGAGAAGTATCTTGAGGGTCAGGATATAACGGAGAGTGAAATCCGTTCGGTGCTTCGCCAGGCAACTCTTGACGGAACGATCATTCCTGCGCTTTGCGGTTCGTCGTTCAAGAACAAGGGTGTACAGTTTATGCTTGATGCGGTTATCGACTATCTTCCGTCTCCGGTCGATGTCGGCGTCGTGAAGGGTCATCATCCCGATACAGACAAGGATATTATTCGCGAGCCGAAGGACGAGGAGCCGTTTGCCGGCCTCGCGTTCAAGATCGCTACCGATCCGTTCGTCGGAAAACTGACTTTTTTCAGAGTGTACTCCGGCGTGCTCAAGGCCGGAAGTTACGTGCTTAACACGATCACCGGCAAGAAAGAGCGTATCGGCAGGCTGATGCAGATGCACTCCAACAAGAGGGAGGAGCGCGACGCGGTGTACGCTGGCGATATCGCTGCCGCTGTCGGTCTGAAGGATGTCAAGACCGGCGACACGCTCTGCGACGAGGGCAAGCCGATCATTCTCGAGAAGATGGTGTTTCCCGAGCCGGTTATCCAGATCGCCATCGAGCCCAAGACCAAGGTCGATTCCGACAAGCTCGGTATGTCTCTCGCCAAGCTCGCCGAGGAGGATCCTACCTTCAGGGTGAGTTCGGACGAGGAGACCGGCCAGACGCTGATCGCCGGGATGGGCGAGTTGCATCTGGAGGTGCTGGTCGACAGGTTGAGGCGTGAGTTCAAGGTGGAGGCCAACGTCGGCCAGCCGCAGGTTGCCTACCGCGAGACGATCCGCAAGGCGGTCGAGCACGAGGGCAAGTTTGTCAGGCAGTCGGGAGGTAAGGGGCAGTTCGGCCTGGTCAATCTCAAGATCGAACCCCTCGAGGAGGGGAAGGGTTTCGAGTTCGTCGACGCCATCAAGGGCGGCGTTGTGCCGAAGGAGTATATTCCGGCCGTGTCGAACGGTATTCAGGAAGCGATGAAAGACGGTGTCGTGGCAGGCTATCCGATGCAGGATGTAAAGGTGACGCTCATCGACGGTAAATACCATGAGGTGGACTCCTCGGAAATGGCTTTCAAGATCGCCGGCTCCATTGGTTTCAAGGGCGGAGCGAGAAAGGCCGATCCGGTGCTGCTCGAGCCGATCATGAAGGTCGAGGTGATCACGCCCGAGGAGTATCTCGGCGACGTCATGGGTGATCTGTCGGGTCGCAGGGGGCATATCGAGGGTATGGGCGAGCGCGCCGGCGCGCAGTTCGTCAAGGCGAAGGTGCCGCTTTCTGAGATGTTCGGCTATTCGACCGTCCTGCGTTCAATGACCCAGGGCCGCGCGAACTACACCATGGAGTTCGAGTGCTACAACGAGGTTCCGAGAAATATCGCGGAAACCCTCCAGGAAAAGACTGTCTCGAAGAGTGCCGAGTAG
- the rpsG gene encoding 30S ribosomal protein S7 has protein sequence MAKKNSVYSGIKPDFRYGDESVARLINSVMIDGKKAVASKIVYDAMDIIARKVEGEEPLEVFRRALGNVAPLVEVRSKRVGGATYQIPMEVKPSRREALAFRWIKQFSARRGGRGMAEKLAAELIDAAGEQGASVKKRDEVHRMADANKAFAHFRF, from the coding sequence ATGGCTAAAAAGAATAGTGTGTACAGCGGCATCAAGCCGGATTTTCGTTACGGTGACGAGAGTGTCGCCCGGTTGATTAACTCCGTCATGATCGACGGCAAGAAGGCTGTGGCGTCGAAGATCGTGTATGATGCCATGGATATTATCGCCAGGAAGGTCGAGGGGGAAGAGCCTCTGGAGGTTTTCCGTCGCGCGCTCGGCAATGTCGCTCCTCTTGTCGAGGTCCGCAGCAAGCGTGTCGGCGGCGCCACCTACCAGATTCCGATGGAGGTCAAGCCTTCAAGGAGAGAAGCTCTCGCGTTCCGCTGGATCAAGCAGTTTTCCGCAAGGCGCGGCGGTCGCGGAATGGCCGAGAAGCTTGCGGCCGAGCTGATCGATGCCGCGGGCGAGCAGGGGGCTTCCGTCAAGAAGCGTGATGAGGTTCATCGTATGGCCGACGCGAACAAGGCCTTTGCTCATTTCAGGTTTTAG
- the rpsL gene encoding 30S ribosomal protein S12 codes for MPTIQQLIRRGRTTKASKTASPALEKCPQKRGVCTRVYTTTPKKPNSALRKVARVRLSNKIEVTAYIPGEGHNLQEHSIVLIRGGRVKDLPGVRYHIVRGSLDTSGVSDRRRGRSKYGAKRPKDGAAK; via the coding sequence ATGCCGACGATACAGCAGCTTATCCGACGGGGAAGAACAACCAAGGCTTCCAAGACCGCTTCACCGGCGCTCGAGAAGTGCCCTCAGAAGCGCGGCGTCTGTACACGCGTGTACACGACGACGCCGAAGAAGCCTAACTCCGCGCTGAGAAAGGTTGCTCGCGTAAGGTTGTCCAACAAGATCGAGGTTACGGCCTATATTCCCGGCGAGGGGCATAACCTTCAGGAGCACTCGATCGTGCTCATTCGCGGGGGAAGGGTCAAGGATCTTCCTGGCGTGCGTTATCATATCGTGAGGGGGTCTCTCGATACGTCGGGTGTTTCCGACCGCCGCAGGGGTCGTTCGAAGTATGGGGCCAAGAGGCCGAAAGACGGCGCTGCCAAGTAA